A single window of Priestia filamentosa DNA harbors:
- a CDS encoding cobyrinate a,c-diamide synthase, translated as MVHRRLVVAGTGSGVGKTTLTIGLMAAFKKKGYTVQGFKCGPDYIDPTYHTAVTGRVSRNIDSWMLPHDTVEEIVKRNSEDADISIIEGVMGFYDGKSPLDNRGTTAEISVLTNSPVLLVVNCASMARSAAAIVKGFQMMWEEPNIVSVIANNVGSEGHYKLVKKAIEQECGIPVVGYVKRNESLSIPERHLGLVPSIERGELHSYFHELGDLISETVDLEALYTLAETEVLDVENPKLVAKDPVVKIAVARDKAFNFYYEENLELLKANGAEIVEFSPLNGESVPSNVQGLYIGGGFPEEFANELSLQEQVKESFKDAIGSGMPTLAECGGFMFLADSIETTNGEIHKMVGVVPGRVKMQKKRAALGYREIRGSEGNYLLEGGLEAKGHEFHYSTFEGDEEFTPAYETKGMRGVKKEGYMKGNLLAGYTHFHFGSCPQMVEKWITKCEGHKG; from the coding sequence ATGGTACATCGCCGACTTGTTGTGGCAGGTACAGGAAGCGGAGTGGGGAAAACAACGCTTACAATCGGCCTTATGGCAGCATTTAAAAAGAAAGGATACACTGTACAAGGTTTCAAGTGTGGTCCTGATTATATTGATCCAACGTATCATACAGCTGTAACGGGTAGAGTATCGCGAAATATTGATAGTTGGATGCTTCCCCATGACACAGTGGAAGAAATTGTAAAACGCAATAGCGAGGATGCTGATATTTCGATTATTGAAGGAGTAATGGGCTTTTATGATGGAAAAAGTCCCCTTGATAATAGAGGCACAACGGCTGAAATTAGTGTTTTAACAAATAGTCCTGTTTTACTTGTTGTAAACTGTGCAAGTATGGCAAGAAGCGCTGCAGCTATTGTGAAAGGTTTTCAAATGATGTGGGAAGAACCAAACATTGTCAGTGTTATTGCTAACAATGTTGGAAGTGAAGGACACTATAAGTTAGTAAAAAAAGCAATTGAGCAAGAGTGTGGAATTCCAGTGGTTGGATATGTAAAACGAAACGAAAGCTTATCTATTCCAGAGCGACACCTAGGACTTGTGCCGTCTATTGAAAGAGGAGAGCTTCATTCTTATTTTCATGAACTTGGAGACTTAATTTCTGAAACAGTGGATTTAGAAGCATTATATACATTAGCGGAAACAGAAGTGCTAGATGTAGAAAATCCTAAACTAGTAGCAAAAGATCCTGTGGTGAAAATTGCAGTTGCAAGAGATAAAGCTTTCAATTTTTATTATGAAGAAAACTTGGAACTGTTAAAAGCAAATGGAGCAGAAATCGTAGAATTCTCACCGTTAAATGGAGAGAGCGTTCCAAGCAATGTTCAAGGGCTTTATATTGGCGGAGGCTTTCCGGAAGAGTTTGCAAACGAGCTTTCTTTACAAGAACAGGTAAAAGAGTCCTTCAAAGACGCAATAGGCTCAGGAATGCCAACTCTTGCTGAGTGCGGAGGGTTTATGTTTCTAGCGGATTCAATCGAAACAACGAACGGAGAAATACATAAGATGGTTGGTGTTGTTCCTGGGCGTGTCAAAATGCAAAAGAAACGAGCAGCACTTGGTTATCGAGAGATTAGAGGAAGTGAAGGGAACTATCTATTAGAGGGAGGTCTTGAAGCAAAAGGACACGAGTTTCATTACTCAACATTTGAAGGTGATGAAGAATTTACTCCAGCTTATGAGACAAAAGGAATGAGAGGTGTTAAAAAAGAAGGATATATGAAAGGAAACCTTCTTGCCGGATACACTCATTTCCATTTTGGGTCATGCCCTCAGATGGTTGAAAAATGGATTACAAAATGCGAGGGGCACAAAGGATGA
- the cobO gene encoding cob(I)yrinic acid a,c-diamide adenosyltransferase: MASKERGLCLVYTGDGKGKTTASLGLAVRATGRGQRVLIVQFIKSPQRTYGEKIIFDKLGIEMHQTGVGFTWTKTPEEHREALKKAWAFTKEKVMSGQYDVVILDEIHNALSITKFPIDDVLPLQEVLELIENRPQGMHLILTGRSARKEVIEAADLVSEIKPIKHYYEEGIPAVKGLEF, encoded by the coding sequence ATGGCTTCAAAGGAAAGAGGTTTATGCCTTGTTTACACAGGGGATGGAAAAGGGAAGACAACAGCTTCTTTAGGACTTGCTGTGCGTGCAACAGGCCGAGGTCAGCGCGTGTTGATAGTTCAATTTATTAAATCTCCTCAGCGTACGTATGGAGAAAAGATTATCTTTGATAAGCTTGGAATTGAAATGCACCAAACAGGTGTGGGTTTCACATGGACGAAAACTCCAGAAGAGCATAGAGAGGCTTTAAAGAAAGCATGGGCTTTTACGAAAGAGAAAGTCATGTCCGGACAATATGATGTTGTGATTCTTGATGAAATTCATAATGCCCTTTCTATTACGAAGTTTCCGATTGATGATGTTTTACCACTTCAAGAGGTGCTTGAGCTTATAGAAAATCGACCGCAAGGCATGCATCTTATCTTAACAGGTCGTTCAGCTCGGAAAGAAGTAATTGAAGCTGCTGATTTAGTCAGCGAAATTAAACCTATAAAGCACTACTATGAAGAAGGAATTCCAGCTGTTAAAGGGCTCGAATTTTGA
- a CDS encoding GerMN domain-containing protein yields MSKIKITAVSTMLATSMLLTGCGLFGGEDVAEEIDPPQDVEYTKDNQKIKEEAKETAKEKESKKAEETLTREVYLIDKNGFVVPQTIDVPKADAAAAEIIEYLVVGGPIDQMLPNGFRAVLPAGTEVKSVNLKENGTLVVDFSPEFKEYKAEDESRILQSLTWTLTQFDAVKNVQLQINGYDQKEMPVNKTPISEELTRADGINMQTEGITDMTSTSSATLYYLSQNADGTYYVPVTKRLDLGKTDEERFTAVVDSLIKDVPKGLVGDFNNEAALVAKPEYEDGTVTLTFNKALLNSAEKSQLSKHVVDALALSLTEQKGVENVSIEVKGQKNITVDSGQKLTEEVSRPENINAEAF; encoded by the coding sequence ATGTCCAAAATAAAAATAACGGCGGTTTCTACTATGCTTGCGACATCAATGCTTTTAACGGGGTGCGGCTTGTTTGGAGGAGAAGATGTAGCAGAGGAAATTGATCCACCACAAGACGTTGAGTACACGAAAGACAATCAAAAAATAAAAGAAGAAGCAAAAGAAACAGCTAAAGAAAAGGAGAGTAAAAAAGCAGAAGAAACATTAACAAGAGAAGTGTATTTAATTGACAAAAATGGCTTTGTTGTTCCTCAAACAATTGATGTGCCAAAAGCAGATGCAGCAGCTGCTGAAATTATAGAATATCTTGTTGTAGGAGGACCAATTGATCAAATGCTTCCAAACGGTTTTAGAGCTGTTCTTCCTGCTGGAACAGAAGTTAAGAGCGTCAATTTGAAAGAAAATGGTACACTTGTTGTTGACTTCTCTCCAGAATTTAAGGAGTATAAAGCAGAAGATGAAAGCCGAATTTTGCAATCTTTAACATGGACGCTAACACAGTTTGACGCTGTTAAGAATGTACAGCTTCAAATTAATGGCTATGATCAAAAAGAAATGCCTGTTAATAAGACTCCTATTAGTGAGGAATTGACAAGAGCGGACGGCATTAACATGCAAACAGAAGGAATTACAGATATGACAAGCACATCTTCTGCGACTCTTTACTATTTATCACAAAATGCTGATGGAACATATTATGTTCCGGTAACAAAGCGTCTCGATCTAGGAAAGACAGATGAGGAGCGTTTTACAGCTGTTGTTGATAGTTTAATAAAGGATGTACCAAAAGGGCTTGTTGGTGATTTTAATAATGAAGCAGCGCTTGTAGCGAAACCTGAGTACGAAGATGGAACAGTAACGCTAACATTTAATAAAGCTCTTTTAAATTCTGCAGAAAAGAGCCAGCTTTCTAAACATGTGGTAGATGCCCTAGCTCTTTCCCTTACAGAACAAAAAGGGGTTGAAAATGTCTCGATTGAAGTAAAAGGACAAAAGAATATAACAGTGGATTCTGGTCAAAAATTAACAGAAGAAGTTTCCCGGCCTGAAAATATAAATGCAGAGGCATTTTAA
- a CDS encoding XTP/dITP diphosphatase, with the protein MKKILIATKNKGKVAEFATLFEKKGYSVQSLLDLEGDLDVEETGTTFEENAILKAEEISKLLDCPVVADDSGLEIDALNGEPGVYSARYAGLEKSDEKNIDKVLEKLEGIPEPERTARFQCALALALPGKDTVVVRGNCEGTITHKRVGEQGFGYDPIFYVPSLQKTLAELPKEEKNKISHRAKALQKLEEVIDGIL; encoded by the coding sequence ATGAAAAAAATTTTAATTGCTACGAAAAATAAAGGAAAAGTGGCCGAATTTGCTACTCTTTTTGAAAAGAAAGGCTACAGTGTGCAATCGCTTCTTGATTTAGAAGGAGACCTTGATGTTGAGGAAACAGGCACAACCTTTGAAGAAAATGCGATTTTAAAAGCTGAAGAGATTTCGAAATTGTTGGATTGTCCTGTTGTTGCAGACGACTCTGGACTTGAAATTGATGCTTTAAATGGAGAACCTGGCGTATATTCAGCACGTTATGCAGGACTTGAAAAAAGTGATGAGAAAAACATTGATAAAGTATTAGAAAAATTAGAAGGTATACCTGAGCCAGAGCGAACAGCACGTTTTCAATGTGCCCTAGCACTTGCTTTGCCAGGAAAAGACACCGTTGTTGTAAGAGGGAATTGCGAAGGTACTATTACGCATAAAAGAGTAGGAGAGCAGGGATTTGGGTATGATCCAATATTTTATGTACCATCTCTGCAAAAAACGCTTGCAGAACTCCCAAAAGAAGAAAAAAATAAAATAAGTCATCGAGCAAAGGCACTTCAAAAGCTAGAAGAAGTAATAGATGGAATATTGTAG
- a CDS encoding YrhK family protein, whose product MPKPKVKHTEEYLDIKAGRFRIYFHKRYKVITTVNDLLIGLFFVVGSVLNFFTDTSIYGKSLYLCGSVLLGSRPILRIMHDTSLRNEMKKKDSYNPYEENK is encoded by the coding sequence ATGCCTAAGCCAAAGGTGAAACACACTGAAGAATATTTAGACATAAAGGCAGGGCGGTTTCGGATTTACTTTCATAAACGCTATAAAGTTATCACTACAGTAAATGATCTTTTAATTGGTTTATTTTTTGTAGTAGGGAGTGTGCTTAATTTTTTCACTGACACATCTATATATGGAAAATCACTTTATCTTTGTGGAAGCGTTTTACTTGGTAGCCGTCCTATATTGAGAATTATGCATGATACATCACTTAGAAACGAGATGAAGAAGAAAGATTCTTATAATCCATATGAAGAGAATAAATAA
- the rph gene encoding ribonuclease PH: MRIDGRAKDEIREVKIEKDYIKHPEGSVLINVGDTKVICSATIDDRVPPFMRGKGKGWINAEYAMLPRATNQRNIRESSKGKVSGRTMEIQRLIGRALRAVVDLEALGERTVWLDCDVIQADGGTRTAAITGAFVAMALALGRAVKEEKLTTYPIRDYLAATSVGVDVEHGTILDLNYEEDSNIEVDMNIVMTSKGQFVELQGTGEQATFSKEQFDEMLELASKGISDLVAVQKEALSEFSHLLESEGEEK; this comes from the coding sequence TTGCGTATTGACGGAAGGGCGAAAGACGAAATAAGAGAAGTTAAAATTGAGAAAGACTACATAAAGCATCCAGAAGGATCAGTACTTATTAACGTTGGGGATACAAAAGTAATTTGTTCAGCTACAATTGATGATAGAGTACCTCCTTTTATGAGAGGAAAAGGAAAAGGATGGATTAATGCGGAGTACGCTATGCTTCCACGAGCAACAAATCAGCGTAATATCCGTGAATCTTCAAAAGGAAAAGTATCAGGTCGTACAATGGAAATACAACGTTTAATTGGGCGAGCTTTACGAGCGGTCGTTGATTTAGAAGCGTTAGGTGAGCGCACAGTGTGGCTTGACTGTGACGTTATTCAAGCAGATGGTGGAACAAGAACAGCTGCGATTACAGGTGCGTTTGTGGCAATGGCTTTAGCCCTTGGACGAGCTGTTAAAGAAGAGAAACTTACCACTTACCCAATCCGTGATTATCTAGCAGCAACGTCTGTTGGAGTTGACGTTGAACATGGAACAATTTTAGATTTAAACTATGAAGAAGATTCCAATATTGAGGTTGATATGAATATTGTTATGACAAGTAAAGGTCAATTTGTAGAGCTTCAAGGAACAGGAGAACAAGCAACTTTTTCAAAAGAGCAATTTGATGAAATGCTTGAACTTGCTTCAAAAGGAATTTCTGATCTTGTTGCAGTACAAAAAGAAGCGTTAAGTGAGTTTTCACATCTTCTAGAAAGTGAAGGTGAAGAGAAATGA
- a CDS encoding KGG domain-containing protein, with product MADNNQNNKNNNSNNKMSYEEAGRKGGEKTAQNHDKEFYQEIGEKGGKANRENNSGNTNRDNNNSQNS from the coding sequence ATGGCAGATAATAACCAAAACAACAAAAACAATAATAGTAATAATAAAATGTCTTATGAAGAAGCGGGTCGCAAAGGCGGAGAGAAAACAGCGCAGAATCATGATAAAGAATTTTACCAAGAAATTGGCGAAAAAGGCGGAAAAGCCAATCGAGAGAATAACAGTGGAAATACCAATCGTGACAACAATAATTCTCAAAATAGCTAA
- the cobA gene encoding uroporphyrinogen-III C-methyltransferase, whose product MSVGTVYLVGAGPGDPKLITIHGLECIQKADVILYDRLVSEELLKHAKEGAELIFCGKLPGKHGEIQDDIHRTLVEKAEQGKTVTRLKGGDPFIFGRGGEEAEVLAKRDIPFEIIPGITSGIAAPAYAGIPVTYKDKAMSFAIVTGHGREEKGQDTLNWEALAKGIDTIAFYMGVGNLPHIVYKLTEHGRSKETPVAIIHKGTTQEQRTVVGTLATIEEMAKVENVKHPSMIIVGEVVDIREKIQWFNEKGEKTTYDNTI is encoded by the coding sequence ATGAGTGTTGGTACTGTTTACCTTGTTGGAGCAGGACCTGGAGATCCGAAACTTATTACAATTCATGGATTAGAGTGCATCCAAAAAGCTGATGTCATTTTATATGATCGTTTAGTTAGTGAAGAGCTTCTAAAACATGCAAAAGAAGGAGCAGAGCTCATCTTTTGTGGTAAGCTCCCAGGGAAACATGGGGAAATTCAAGATGATATTCATCGAACTCTAGTTGAGAAGGCAGAGCAAGGAAAGACTGTCACACGTTTAAAAGGCGGCGATCCTTTTATTTTTGGACGTGGTGGAGAAGAAGCAGAAGTACTTGCTAAAAGAGATATTCCTTTTGAAATTATTCCTGGTATTACGTCAGGTATTGCAGCTCCTGCTTATGCAGGAATTCCCGTCACATACAAAGATAAAGCAATGTCGTTTGCTATTGTTACAGGTCATGGACGAGAAGAAAAAGGGCAGGATACTCTAAATTGGGAGGCGCTTGCAAAAGGGATAGATACGATTGCCTTTTACATGGGAGTAGGTAACTTACCACATATCGTTTACAAGCTTACGGAACATGGACGGAGTAAAGAGACTCCTGTTGCTATTATTCATAAAGGAACAACACAAGAGCAGCGCACTGTTGTTGGTACCTTAGCAACAATAGAAGAAATGGCTAAGGTTGAGAATGTGAAGCATCCTTCTATGATTATTGTGGGAGAGGTTGTAGACATTCGTGAAAAAATTCAATGGTTTAACGAAAAAGGAGAGAAAACAACTTATGACAACACTATTTGA
- the racE gene encoding glutamate racemase, giving the protein MNRPIGVIDSGVGGLTVAKEIMRQLPKEQIIYMGDTARCPYGPRPEEEVRAFTWELTNYLLQFDIKMLVIACNTATAVVLKEISETLNIPVIGVIEPGARAALKATSNHNIGVIGTNGTVKSKAYEQALKRLHHNVHVKSLACPLFVPLVESGDFEGNEAREIVFQTLKPLYQTEIDILILGCTHYPILKELIKEAMGDRVALISSGEETAIEVSTILSFRNELHTEKREKEHVFFTTGNASLFELIASKWFDHPIQNVQHIDLTKVN; this is encoded by the coding sequence ATGAATCGGCCAATTGGGGTAATAGATTCAGGAGTTGGTGGGTTAACAGTTGCAAAAGAAATTATGAGACAGTTACCGAAAGAGCAAATTATTTATATGGGAGATACAGCTCGTTGTCCGTACGGTCCTCGACCTGAAGAGGAAGTGCGTGCTTTTACATGGGAACTGACAAATTATTTACTTCAATTTGATATTAAAATGCTCGTTATCGCCTGCAATACAGCAACAGCAGTTGTGTTAAAGGAGATTAGCGAGACTCTAAATATTCCTGTCATCGGCGTTATTGAACCAGGAGCTCGTGCTGCGTTAAAAGCAACAAGCAATCATAATATCGGTGTTATTGGAACAAATGGTACAGTAAAAAGTAAGGCTTATGAACAAGCTTTAAAAAGGCTTCATCATAACGTACATGTGAAAAGCTTAGCATGTCCTTTATTTGTGCCCCTTGTTGAAAGCGGGGATTTCGAAGGAAATGAAGCAAGAGAAATTGTTTTTCAAACGTTAAAACCTCTATATCAGACGGAAATTGATATATTGATTTTAGGCTGTACACATTATCCAATTTTAAAGGAGCTTATTAAAGAAGCGATGGGAGATCGCGTTGCACTCATCAGTTCTGGAGAAGAGACAGCAATTGAGGTAAGCACCATTTTGTCATTTCGTAATGAACTGCATACGGAAAAACGTGAAAAAGAACATGTATTTTTTACAACAGGGAATGCTTCTCTCTTTGAGCTTATTGCGTCAAAATGGTTTGATCATCCTATTCAAAACGTTCAGCATATTGATTTAACGAAAGTGAACTAA
- a CDS encoding metallophosphoesterase family protein: protein MRVLILSDSHGLTEELHTIKNRHKDVDAFVHCGDSELQADSSEMEGFLAVRGNCDYDERYKNEETLHIGEDLLYVTHGHLYNVKMTLMNLTYRAKERDAKVVCFGHSHIAGAEKIDGTLFINPGSIRLPNRRKERTYAILQYEENKATVNFYDHEGNEVKDLTNSFSL from the coding sequence ATGCGTGTGCTTATCCTAAGCGATAGTCATGGCCTAACAGAGGAACTGCATACAATTAAAAATCGTCATAAAGATGTCGATGCTTTTGTGCACTGCGGGGATTCTGAGCTTCAAGCAGATTCAAGCGAAATGGAAGGTTTTCTTGCTGTACGCGGAAATTGTGATTATGACGAACGATATAAAAATGAAGAAACGTTACATATAGGAGAAGATCTCCTTTATGTAACACATGGTCATCTATACAATGTGAAAATGACACTTATGAATTTAACATACCGGGCTAAAGAGCGGGATGCTAAAGTTGTCTGCTTTGGACATTCTCATATTGCAGGAGCCGAGAAGATTGATGGGACGTTATTTATTAATCCAGGAAGTATTCGCCTACCGAATCGAAGAAAAGAGCGTACATATGCCATCCTCCAGTATGAAGAAAATAAAGCAACTGTAAATTTTTACGATCATGAAGGAAATGAAGTAAAAGACTTAACAAATTCATTTTCTCTATAG
- a CDS encoding MarR family winged helix-turn-helix transcriptional regulator, whose protein sequence is MAKRRKHHETIAELERSLRYMSVIIKQKGREILNDYNITPPQFVALQWLFDLGEMTIGDLSSKMYLACSTTTDLIDRMEKTGLVTRAKDEQDRRIVRVVLLERGKKLIEEVIAKRQNYLAEVVCEYDRAEVELLCENLQKLHKEMSSE, encoded by the coding sequence ATGGCTAAACGAAGGAAACATCATGAGACAATAGCTGAACTAGAGCGGTCTCTTCGATATATGTCTGTTATTATCAAGCAAAAAGGTCGCGAAATCTTAAACGACTACAACATCACTCCTCCACAATTTGTGGCTCTTCAGTGGCTGTTTGATTTAGGTGAAATGACAATCGGAGATCTTTCTAGCAAAATGTATTTAGCATGCAGTACAACGACAGACTTAATTGACCGAATGGAGAAAACAGGTCTTGTCACAAGAGCAAAAGATGAACAAGACCGGCGTATTGTTCGCGTTGTTCTGCTTGAACGTGGTAAGAAACTCATTGAAGAAGTGATAGCGAAAAGGCAAAATTACTTAGCGGAGGTTGTTTGTGAGTATGATCGCGCTGAAGTTGAGCTTCTTTGTGAAAATTTGCAGAAGCTTCATAAGGAGATGAGTAGCGAATGA
- a CDS encoding nitroreductase family protein → MTTLFDNLQKRRALRDHDGRPVEDEKLEKILEAATWAPNDRMREPWSFYVIKGEAKKRYEELAHTYLEERFPTKPHLVESSMKSVKNTPIHIVVTADVVEGDEEATGDNVYGVCCAINSMWLAAEELGLGFVWRTRGVGLIRDERLYEFIGAPEGKQIVGNLFIGYPTEESLGKLKDKKRTDYSEKTVWL, encoded by the coding sequence ATGACAACACTATTTGATAACTTACAAAAAAGACGTGCACTCCGCGATCACGATGGTCGTCCTGTTGAAGATGAAAAGCTTGAAAAGATTTTAGAAGCTGCAACATGGGCTCCTAATGACCGTATGCGTGAACCATGGTCATTTTATGTTATTAAAGGGGAAGCGAAAAAGAGGTATGAAGAGCTTGCACATACATATTTAGAAGAGCGTTTTCCAACAAAACCTCATCTTGTTGAAAGTTCAATGAAGAGTGTTAAAAACACACCTATTCACATTGTTGTAACCGCAGACGTTGTTGAAGGAGATGAAGAAGCAACTGGTGACAACGTATATGGAGTATGCTGTGCAATTAATTCAATGTGGTTAGCAGCGGAAGAGCTTGGTTTAGGTTTTGTATGGAGAACAAGAGGCGTAGGCCTTATTCGTGACGAACGTCTTTACGAATTTATTGGAGCACCTGAAGGAAAACAAATTGTAGGAAACCTTTTTATTGGCTATCCAACAGAAGAATCGCTTGGTAAGCTTAAAGATAAAAAGCGAACAGACTATTCTGAGAAAACCGTTTGGTTGTAA
- a CDS encoding cobyric acid synthase, with product MNKKALSIMFQGTHSDAGKSAIATAFCRIFFQDGYKTAPFKSQNMALNSYITVDGKEIGRAQGVQAEAAGVTATTDMNPILIKPTRDSESQIVVHGKPYKNMKAMAYRQEFFETGLGLIKEAFKSLKGTYERIVIEGAGSPAEVNLNDRELVNMRVAAIAESPVVLIGDIEKGGVFASLVGTLQLLSEKDRERVIGVVINKFRGDVSLLTPGLEWFEEYTGTPVLGVIPYMPNLNIDAEDSVVLSRYSQVKNLEKVIDIAVIQYPRISNFTDVDPFFVEEDCHVRFVTKLEQLQNPDLIILPGSKNTVEDYLFLEETGISGRLKELFARNETVIVGICGGYQMLGEKIFDPFHVESPHEEVKSLDFIPLHTTIREEKKTILSEGMLNFQHEKMPVKGYEIHMGTSTFTREVDCLIQLKNGEDGCYFEKEKVIGTYFHGIFHNDSFRTALLNSIRAQKGHPPLLERPSFNKMREEAFDLLADHVRKHVNMEYIQSKMVEFSQKETNSEKFSV from the coding sequence ATGAACAAGAAAGCTCTTTCCATTATGTTTCAAGGAACTCATTCAGATGCAGGCAAAAGCGCAATTGCAACTGCTTTTTGTCGAATCTTTTTCCAAGACGGATATAAAACAGCTCCCTTTAAGTCTCAAAATATGGCCTTGAATTCTTATATAACAGTAGATGGCAAGGAAATTGGTAGAGCTCAAGGCGTACAAGCAGAAGCAGCAGGAGTTACTGCAACAACAGATATGAATCCTATTTTAATCAAACCAACAAGAGATTCTGAATCGCAAATTGTTGTACATGGAAAGCCGTATAAAAATATGAAAGCAATGGCATATAGACAAGAGTTTTTCGAGACAGGCCTTGGATTAATTAAAGAGGCATTTAAAAGTTTAAAAGGAACCTATGAAAGAATTGTGATTGAAGGAGCTGGAAGTCCGGCTGAAGTTAATTTAAATGATCGAGAGCTTGTGAACATGCGCGTTGCAGCCATTGCAGAATCTCCTGTGGTGCTTATCGGCGATATCGAAAAGGGAGGAGTATTTGCAAGTCTTGTTGGAACACTCCAACTTTTAAGTGAGAAAGACCGTGAACGGGTTATTGGTGTTGTAATTAACAAGTTCAGAGGTGATGTATCACTGCTTACTCCTGGTCTTGAATGGTTTGAAGAATATACAGGAACCCCTGTTTTAGGCGTTATTCCATATATGCCTAACCTAAATATTGATGCGGAAGATTCTGTTGTTTTATCTCGTTATTCTCAGGTGAAAAACCTCGAAAAAGTAATTGATATTGCTGTTATTCAATATCCAAGAATCTCAAATTTTACAGACGTAGACCCTTTTTTTGTTGAGGAAGACTGTCACGTTCGGTTTGTAACAAAACTTGAACAGCTTCAGAATCCAGATCTTATTATCTTGCCAGGCAGTAAAAATACGGTTGAGGACTATCTATTTCTAGAAGAAACAGGTATTTCAGGACGCTTAAAAGAGCTCTTTGCAAGAAATGAAACAGTTATTGTTGGGATTTGTGGAGGATACCAAATGCTTGGCGAGAAAATCTTTGATCCCTTTCATGTTGAATCACCTCATGAGGAAGTTAAGTCACTTGATTTTATTCCTCTTCATACAACAATTAGAGAAGAAAAGAAAACGATTCTTTCAGAAGGAATGCTAAATTTTCAACATGAAAAGATGCCTGTAAAAGGATATGAAATTCATATGGGCACATCAACGTTTACAAGAGAAGTTGATTGTCTTATTCAATTAAAAAATGGAGAAGATGGCTGTTATTTTGAAAAAGAAAAAGTCATTGGAACGTATTTTCACGGTATTTTTCATAATGATTCTTTTAGAACAGCTTTATTAAACAGTATAAGAGCACAAAAAGGACACCCTCCTCTTTTAGAGCGACCATCGTTTAATAAAATGAGAGAAGAAGCCTTTGACTTACTTGCTGATCATGTGCGAAAACATGTGAACATGGAATATATTCAGTCTAAAATGGTCGAATTTTCTCAAAAAGAAACGAATTCAGAGAAGTTTTCGGTATAA